A stretch of the Panicum virgatum strain AP13 chromosome 9N, P.virgatum_v5, whole genome shotgun sequence genome encodes the following:
- the LOC120690792 gene encoding protein RESTRICTED TEV MOVEMENT 2-like, translating into MARARNRAYEEYDPSVEWSRGAEADSVKIVLPGFKKDDIRVLVDNHGHLRTSGERPLAGNRWSRFQKDFQLPDNCSVDGIRAKFQSETLTITLPKKAPSPPPAPPVPTMGRSAPQEFRESAPAAPLAPATSQRQPAEHRPSLPRKPSAVEPAPELPARLPSVPTPAAAATKPEPSLAAVQRAKEEEEEKKRMEREMMGKMEEDRKAAQEKEKEKEMTQEHQDEAAMGEMAMARQPRPAPAARGLLVNLAVAAVLLLGITVYVWHNLRNAAGGAGGHGQFHGHLGAGSYGDEM; encoded by the exons ATGGCCAGGGCCCGCAACCGCGCCTACGAGGAGTACGACCCCTCCGTCGAGTGGAGCCGCGGCGCCGAGGCCGACAGCGTCAAGATCGTACTCCCAG GGTTCAAGAAGGACGACATACGCGTGCTGGTGGACAACCACGGCCACCTGCGGACGAGCGGCGAGCGGCCCCTCGCCGGCAACCGGTGGAGCCGCTTCCAGAAGGACTTCCAGCTCCCGGACAACTGCAGCGTCGACGGCATCCGCGCCAAGTTCCAGAGCGAGACGCTCACCATCACGCTCCCCAAGAaggctccctcgccgccgcccgccccgcccgTGCCCACCATGGGGAGGTCGGCACCGCAGGAATTCAGGgagtcggcgccggcggcgcctctgGCTCCTGCCACTTCCCAGAGGCAGCCCGCCGAGCACAGGCCGTCGCTGCCGAGGAAGCCGTCGGCTGTTGAGCCGGCGCCGGAGCTGCCCGCGCGGCTGCCCTCCGTTCCGACGCCTGCTGCGGCGGCCACCAAGCCCGAGCCGTCGCTGGCCGCCGTCCAGAGggcgaaggaggaggaggaggagaagaagcggATGGAGAGGGAGATGATGGGGAAAATGGAGGAGGACAGGAAGGCGGcgcaggagaaggagaaggagaaggagatgacCCAGGAGCACCAGGACGAGGCGGCGATGGGAGAGATGGCGATGGCGCGCCAGCCCAGGCCGGCCCCCGCGGCCCGCGGGCTGCTGGTGAACCTGGCGGTCGCGGCGGTGCTGCTCCTCGGGATCACCGTCTACGTGTGGCACAACCTGCGGAAcgcagccggcggcgcgggcggtcaCGGCCAATTCCATGGGCACCTGGGAGCCGGGAGCTACGGCGACGAGATGTGA
- the LOC120690793 gene encoding uncharacterized protein LOC120690793 has protein sequence MGVSAGLRQPLVPAAASLRSRRSVRLPPRAASPSTLSVSRAVKVKASAINGLQRSKSSLESLFCYDKSVPEEDIGKPTGLNVEKKNVGDNPPCTSCEAKGAVLCETCAGSGLYVDSILESQGIIVKVRCLGCGGTGNIMCSKCGGRGHT, from the exons ATGGGGGTCTCCGCTGGGCTCCGGCAGCCGCTCGTCCCCGCGGCAGCATCTCTCCGAAGCCGTCGATCCGTGCGGctcccgccgcgcgcggccTCGCCTTCGACGCTGTCCGTGTCCCGCGCGGTTAAG GTTAAAGCAAGTGCAATCAATGGCCTGCAAAGAAGTAAGAGTAGCCTCGAATCCTTATTCTGCTATGACAAATCTGTTCCGGAGGAGGATATTGGTAAACCTACTGGTTTAAATGTGGAAAAGAAGAACGTTGGGGACAATCCTCCCTGTACAAGCTGTGAAGCTAAAGGTGCCGTGCTGTGTGAAACCTGTGCTGGTTCAGGCTTGTATGTCGACTCGATACTGGAGAGCCAAGGAATCATCGTAAAAGTCAGATGTCTAG GTTGCGGGGGAACTGGAAACATTATGTGCTCAAAATGCGGAGGCCGCGGCCACACATGA
- the LOC120692476 gene encoding inactive protein RESTRICTED TEV MOVEMENT 2-like, with protein MQAAAATAPAPPPRRRVYTALDPRCEWTSTEEADTLAVDVSGFRKEELRVLYITRRKLKVTGERQVGGAQWARFLKVFPVPRSCDASAIQAKMNIESARLFVILPKGSAAAAAASKDKHKEHRPGRSQTLGELMRPSNADDTSGSSSGSMWSAQEGPGKGKVEDKERRQDQAAEEPRQDQEMSIQDLPRSDGDANETATRNNDDDDDGKGESKRWWKKIRVLHVLGFVLVLALVGVGATILYIVLM; from the exons ATGCAggcagccgccgccacggcgcccgccccgccgccgcgccgccgggtgTACACGGCCCTGGACCCGCGGTGCGAGTGGACGAGCACGGAGGAAGCCGAcacgctcgccgtcgacgtgtCAG GGTTCAGGAAGGAGGAGCTGAGGGTCCTGTACATCACCCGCCGGAAGCTGAAGGTCACCGGCGAGCGCCAGGTCGGCGGCGCCCAATGGGCGCGCTTCCTCAAGGTGTTCCCGGTCCCCAGGAGCTGCGACGCCAGCGCCATCCAGGCGAAGATGAACATAGAGAGCGCCCGGCTCTTCGTCATCCTGCCCAAGGgatctgcagcggcggcggcggcgtccaagGACAAGCACAAAGAGCACCGGCCTGGGAGATCCCAGACTCTTGGGGAGCTGATGAGGCCGAGCAATGCGGATGACACATCAGGTAGCAGCAGTGGCAGCATGTGGAGCGCCCAAGAAGGTCCAGGGAAGGGCAAGGTTGAAGACAAGGAACGTAGACAAGATCAGGCTGCGGAGGAACCGAGACAAGATCAGGAGATGTCCATACAAGATTTGCCAAGAAGTGACGGCGATGCAAATGAAACTGCCACCAGGAAcaatgacgatgatgatgatggcaaGGGTGAGAGCAAGAGATGGTGGAAGAAGATCAGAGTTCTCCATGTTCTTGGCTTCGTTCTCGTCCTTGCATTGGTGGGTGTTGGTGCCACTATCCTGTATATAGTGTTGATGTGA